Proteins found in one Maridesulfovibrio sp. genomic segment:
- a CDS encoding DUF805 domain-containing protein, which yields MKHYIEILKRFNDFKGEANYSEFACFAAYHCVIICVLLFLGYAVVHPLAIKVINTLSGLFIVGTLLPCIALFVRRLNALGRNPKLVLIGLVPVVGLAYLFFICLKKD from the coding sequence ATGAAGCATTACATAGAAATATTGAAGAGATTTAATGATTTTAAGGGAGAGGCAAACTACTCTGAGTTTGCTTGTTTTGCGGCTTATCATTGCGTAATTATTTGTGTGTTGCTTTTCTTGGGGTACGCTGTTGTTCATCCGTTGGCGATAAAAGTGATTAATACTCTGAGCGGGCTGTTTATAGTAGGAACTTTGCTGCCCTGCATCGCACTTTTTGTGCGTAGACTGAATGCCTTGGGGCGGAATCCCAAGCTGGTGTTGATCGGTTTGGTACCGGTTGTCGGGTTGGCTTATCTCTTTTTTATATGTTTAAAAAAAGATTAA
- the hmcA gene encoding sulfate respiration complex hexadecaheme cytochrome HmcA: MANGKKLLRLSGILIVLAGVLGFHMEAMSMVGTPQENGNKRPDLIMIDTIAAQEKLELPAVVFLHDTHTKAMAEQNKDCTACHEKTDGKVTYKFKRLENGTPEQLKQIYHNGCISCHAADAKAGRKTGPQVGECRSCHIADPEIKAERAPAGMENVLHYRHWDSKLIAKDEGQDTNCGSCHHVYNDFEKKLEYVKGQEENCSVCHTAKPEGNVKLTTSEAYHGQCVSCHLEMKAAKAEKTGPVDCAGCHGKMHEADIKEDNAAVLKKLGGKLPRLPRKQPDAVLLTAPVQENAAAKASMAAVAFNHKAHEGYTDSCSSCHHATMNKACSSCHTVRGSKEGGFVTLDQAMHKADSTRSCVGCHAVKQKDPKCAGCHELMPQNAIKSEETCKVCHNGPASTSGEPVKMDASAKAAIASKLIMERPESPALIAEKDIPEFVTINVLENEYKASKLPHRKIIMTLVNGMKGDAMANAFHSTPLTVCGSCHHNSPASATPPSCASCHGGKVQDGRPALKGAYHVQCMTCHDAMNLEKPASTDCTACHAKK, translated from the coding sequence ATGGCAAACGGAAAGAAACTATTGCGATTGTCCGGTATCCTGATTGTCCTGGCCGGGGTGCTCGGCTTCCATATGGAAGCGATGAGCATGGTCGGAACCCCACAGGAGAATGGCAACAAGCGTCCTGATCTGATTATGATCGACACTATTGCCGCTCAGGAAAAACTGGAACTGCCTGCTGTTGTGTTTCTCCACGATACACACACCAAGGCGATGGCTGAGCAGAACAAGGATTGTACTGCATGCCACGAAAAAACCGACGGGAAAGTAACCTACAAGTTCAAAAGACTTGAAAACGGTACCCCCGAACAACTCAAACAAATTTACCACAATGGTTGTATCAGCTGTCATGCTGCCGACGCCAAGGCCGGTCGTAAAACCGGACCTCAGGTCGGAGAATGCCGCAGCTGTCACATTGCCGATCCTGAAATCAAGGCTGAGCGCGCTCCCGCCGGCATGGAGAACGTTCTCCACTACCGCCACTGGGATTCCAAACTCATCGCCAAAGATGAAGGTCAGGACACTAATTGTGGAAGCTGTCACCACGTATACAACGATTTCGAAAAGAAACTTGAATACGTAAAAGGACAGGAAGAAAACTGTAGCGTATGTCACACAGCAAAGCCTGAGGGTAATGTCAAACTGACTACCTCCGAAGCCTACCACGGTCAGTGTGTAAGCTGTCACCTTGAGATGAAAGCTGCTAAAGCCGAGAAGACCGGTCCTGTCGACTGTGCTGGTTGCCACGGCAAAATGCATGAAGCGGACATCAAAGAAGACAACGCTGCGGTACTCAAAAAGCTGGGTGGAAAACTGCCCCGCCTCCCCAGAAAACAGCCCGACGCTGTTCTGCTGACCGCCCCTGTACAGGAAAATGCTGCTGCAAAAGCAAGCATGGCTGCCGTAGCTTTCAACCACAAGGCCCACGAAGGTTACACTGATTCCTGCAGCTCCTGCCACCATGCTACCATGAATAAGGCATGCTCCTCATGTCACACCGTTCGTGGTTCTAAAGAGGGTGGATTTGTCACTCTTGATCAGGCAATGCATAAAGCTGACAGCACCAGATCATGTGTTGGTTGTCATGCTGTTAAGCAGAAAGATCCGAAATGCGCAGGCTGTCACGAGCTTATGCCCCAGAACGCAATCAAATCCGAAGAAACCTGTAAGGTCTGTCACAACGGACCTGCTTCAACCTCCGGCGAGCCTGTCAAAATGGATGCCTCCGCCAAGGCTGCCATTGCGTCAAAGCTGATTATGGAACGCCCCGAGTCTCCGGCCCTGATTGCGGAAAAGGACATTCCCGAATTCGTGACCATCAACGTCCTTGAAAACGAATACAAAGCCAGCAAACTCCCCCACCGCAAGATCATCATGACCTTGGTTAACGGCATGAAGGGTGATGCAATGGCTAATGCTTTCCACAGCACACCTCTTACCGTGTGCGGAAGCTGTCATCACAACAGCCCAGCAAGCGCTACTCCTCCGAGCTGCGCCAGCTGTCACGGTGGTAAAGTTCAAGACGGACGTCCGGCCCTCAAGGGTGCTTATCACGTTCAGTGCATGACCTGTCATGACGCTATGAACCTCGAGAAGCCTGCTTCAACTGACTGCACCGCATGTCACGCGAAGAAATAG
- the hmcB gene encoding sulfate respiration complex iron-sulfur protein HmcB, whose amino-acid sequence MLRRTFLGMLGAACVGASLPAGAEAAGHEFKGYPGSKGVLFDATRCIGCRKCEAACNKVNKLPVPEKKFDDLSVLDTKRRTDAKTFTVVNKYGGPKHPVFRKSQCNHCLEPACASACFVKAFKKLPNGAVVYDESVCVGCRYCMVACPFEIPTYEYDEPLTPRVMKCTMCAPRLAEGKLPGCVEGCPKEALVFGERDKLIKIARERIRRNPDRYVDHLYGEHEMGGTSWMYLSGVPFKEIGMREDLGTKSAPELTAGALAAVPMVAGLWPVLLGGIYAVSKRNSKIADEERKDAVDNAIAKASAEAEKTLSDALEKADVANKRKIEVEVKKAVEEALAPKEEQDENSEKEES is encoded by the coding sequence ATGTTACGCAGAACATTCCTCGGAATGCTGGGCGCAGCCTGTGTGGGAGCAAGTCTCCCCGCAGGGGCTGAGGCCGCAGGCCATGAGTTCAAAGGTTATCCCGGAAGCAAGGGTGTACTCTTTGACGCTACCCGCTGCATCGGCTGCCGCAAATGTGAAGCAGCCTGCAACAAGGTCAATAAACTTCCCGTACCGGAGAAGAAATTCGACGACCTGTCCGTGCTGGACACCAAACGCAGAACTGACGCCAAGACCTTTACCGTGGTCAATAAGTACGGCGGACCGAAACACCCCGTGTTCCGTAAGTCCCAGTGCAACCACTGTCTTGAGCCTGCCTGCGCGTCCGCATGCTTTGTAAAAGCATTCAAAAAACTGCCCAACGGCGCAGTTGTTTATGATGAATCGGTATGTGTCGGCTGCCGCTACTGCATGGTAGCCTGCCCCTTTGAAATACCGACCTACGAATATGACGAACCCCTGACCCCAAGAGTCATGAAGTGTACTATGTGCGCCCCCCGCTTAGCCGAAGGCAAACTGCCCGGCTGTGTTGAAGGCTGCCCCAAAGAAGCACTTGTCTTCGGTGAAAGGGATAAGCTGATAAAAATCGCCCGCGAGCGCATCCGCCGCAACCCCGACCGTTACGTTGACCATCTTTACGGTGAACACGAAATGGGCGGAACAAGCTGGATGTATCTTTCCGGCGTTCCTTTCAAGGAAATCGGCATGCGCGAAGACCTCGGCACCAAATCCGCACCTGAACTCACTGCCGGTGCATTGGCAGCAGTTCCCATGGTCGCAGGACTCTGGCCCGTACTTCTCGGAGGCATATACGCTGTAAGCAAACGCAACAGCAAAATTGCCGATGAAGAGCGCAAAGACGCAGTGGACAACGCAATTGCAAAAGCAAGCGCGGAAGCTGAAAAAACCCTTTCCGACGCTCTTGAAAAGGCTGATGTTGCCAACAAACGCAAGATCGAAGTCGAGGTCAAGAAAGCTGTGGAAGAAGCACTTGCTCCTAAAGAAGAGCAGGACGAAAACAGCGAGAAGGAGGAATCCTAA
- the hmcC gene encoding sulfate respiration complex protein HmcC → MSTPENNGPKSVFNTFNLVAGTILIVGLILTVIRFTQGIGPVTNLDDNNPWGIWIGFDLLCGVALAAGGYTTSAACYIFGLKRFHSAVRPAILTAFLGYALVVFALLYDLGRPWRLPFPIFVSQGTTSLLFEVGLCVMLYLTVLFIEFTPAMFEWLGWKKIRNVVMKVTLVLTILGVVLSTLHQSSLGALYTIAPSKLHPLWYSPYMPLYFFVSSIAAGMSMVIFEGTLSHKKLHRMMDEEYLKHHDGVILGFGKAASLVLFGYFFIKMMGVAYDNNWHYLTTGYGLLFITEMLGFVALPCFLYAVGVRDKNIGLIKKAAIITVLGIVFNRFNVSMIAFNYQLPAAERYFPSMSEIGVSVFIVTLGVVIFRFITTRMPIFFEHPDYKGDH, encoded by the coding sequence ATGTCCACTCCCGAAAACAACGGACCTAAATCGGTCTTCAATACCTTCAATCTGGTTGCCGGAACCATCCTTATAGTTGGACTGATTCTGACTGTAATCAGATTCACTCAGGGTATCGGTCCCGTGACCAACCTTGATGACAACAACCCGTGGGGAATCTGGATCGGATTCGACCTGCTCTGCGGTGTTGCCCTTGCAGCCGGCGGATACACAACTTCCGCTGCCTGCTATATCTTCGGACTTAAGCGTTTTCACTCTGCTGTACGTCCGGCAATCCTGACCGCTTTCCTCGGATACGCGCTGGTTGTATTTGCATTGCTGTACGACCTTGGTCGTCCGTGGAGGCTCCCGTTCCCCATCTTCGTTTCTCAGGGAACAACCTCCCTGCTCTTCGAAGTTGGTCTGTGCGTTATGCTTTACCTGACAGTGCTCTTCATTGAGTTCACTCCGGCCATGTTTGAATGGCTGGGCTGGAAGAAAATCAGAAACGTAGTTATGAAAGTAACCCTCGTTCTGACTATCTTAGGCGTAGTGCTCTCCACTCTCCACCAGTCATCTCTCGGCGCGCTGTACACCATTGCACCGTCGAAGCTGCATCCGCTGTGGTACTCACCGTATATGCCGCTGTACTTCTTCGTTTCAAGTATCGCCGCCGGTATGTCCATGGTTATTTTTGAGGGCACCCTGTCCCACAAAAAACTGCATCGCATGATGGATGAAGAATACTTGAAGCATCACGATGGTGTTATTCTAGGCTTCGGTAAAGCAGCATCTCTGGTTCTCTTCGGCTACTTTTTCATCAAAATGATGGGCGTGGCCTATGACAACAACTGGCACTACCTGACAACAGGATACGGCCTGCTGTTCATAACTGAAATGCTCGGCTTTGTGGCACTTCCCTGCTTCCTTTACGCAGTAGGTGTACGTGACAAAAACATCGGCCTGATCAAGAAAGCGGCGATAATCACCGTTCTCGGAATTGTATTCAACAGGTTCAACGTTTCAATGATCGCGTTCAACTATCAGCTGCCCGCAGCCGAAAGGTACTTCCCGAGCATGAGTGAAATCGGAGTTTCCGTATTCATCGTCACTCTCGGCGTTGTGATTTTCCGTTTCATCACCACCCGGATGCCCATCTTTTTCGAGCATCCCGACTATAAGGGCGACCACTAG
- the hmcD gene encoding sulfate respiration complex protein HmcD: MEAHNLQEYYTFTKGIMYLFMGGALVGATLFWQFLMGGKAYRDENKKDYGDHH, encoded by the coding sequence ATGGAAGCACATAACCTCCAGGAATACTACACATTCACTAAAGGTATTATGTACCTTTTCATGGGTGGAGCATTGGTCGGTGCGACCCTGTTCTGGCAGTTCCTCATGGGCGGAAAAGCCTACCGTGACGAAAACAAAAAAGACTACGGCGACCACCATTAA
- the hmcE gene encoding sulfate respiration complex protein HmcE, which yields MYELLTGPMCWLVFAISFGGLLVRVVLYFKGLSQQLDRVAYKAHMSYGLKGAFNSIISWLNPVGARGWRTKPGFTFIFFAFHIGLLATPIFLAAHNVMLQENLGFSLPQMPAFMADLLSWTVIVACLAIILRRIALPEVRILTTAYDYLLLVITVAPFVTGLIARYHMGDYQFWLLAHIITGQIWLLCLPFTKLSHCVLFFCSRAQLGMDYGIKRGGMKGSTFSW from the coding sequence ATGTATGAACTTCTGACCGGGCCTATGTGCTGGCTGGTTTTCGCAATCAGCTTCGGCGGCCTGCTGGTGCGCGTAGTGCTCTACTTCAAGGGCCTCAGCCAGCAGCTCGACCGTGTAGCATATAAAGCCCATATGTCTTACGGACTTAAAGGTGCATTCAATTCAATAATCAGCTGGCTTAACCCCGTTGGCGCCCGCGGCTGGCGGACTAAACCCGGCTTTACCTTTATATTCTTTGCATTCCACATCGGACTGCTTGCAACCCCCATTTTCCTCGCTGCTCATAACGTGATGCTGCAGGAAAATCTGGGATTCAGCCTGCCGCAGATGCCCGCTTTTATGGCGGACCTGCTCTCCTGGACCGTGATAGTGGCCTGTCTTGCCATCATCCTGCGCCGCATCGCGCTCCCGGAAGTCAGAATCCTCACCACAGCTTATGATTACCTGCTGCTGGTGATCACTGTAGCTCCCTTCGTAACCGGCCTTATCGCCCGTTACCACATGGGTGACTACCAGTTCTGGCTGCTGGCCCATATCATTACCGGCCAAATCTGGCTGCTGTGCCTGCCTTTCACCAAACTCAGCCACTGCGTGCTCTTCTTCTGTTCCCGTGCACAGCTCGGAATGGACTACGGCATCAAACGCGGCGGCATGAAGGGCTCCACATTCTCCTGGTAA
- the hmcF gene encoding sulfate respiration complex iron-sulfur protein HmcF encodes MPQGKLCNRQPITTDEQLKLTLSDKSGKQYYAEMEQLDVDTNALWATIQKTLKSRTKTWLEICAHCGMCADSCFLYQVNDCVPEQVPSYKIQSTLGEMVKRKGNVDNEFMRHCMKVAWSQCTCCNRCGMYCPHGIDMGVMFSYLRGLLYSQGFVPWELKIGSGMHRVYRAQMDVTTEDWVETCEWMAEETEEEWPGLTIPVDKQDADIMYTCNAREPKHYPEDVAEAAILFHVAGENWTVPSEGWEQTSLSMFAGDWECCKDNVNNVYDAIERLNPKRVIGTECGHAHRATVIEGPYWAGREDGLPPKPYIHYVEWLAEALREGKLKIDPAKKIKEPVTLQDSCNYVRNQGLKNVTREILSYIVEPGYFVEMAPNKEHNYCCGGGGGFNGIGRYRNERNVALRKKMDQILATGCKLVIAPCHNCWDAIRDLEEEYEIGIRWSFLKPLIIGMLDVPEGMRVEW; translated from the coding sequence ATGCCTCAAGGTAAGCTTTGTAACAGACAGCCGATCACAACTGATGAGCAGCTCAAGCTGACTCTCTCAGATAAGAGCGGCAAGCAATATTATGCTGAAATGGAACAACTGGATGTGGATACCAACGCTTTGTGGGCCACCATCCAGAAAACCCTGAAATCAAGAACCAAAACATGGCTCGAAATATGTGCCCACTGCGGCATGTGCGCAGACAGCTGCTTCCTTTATCAGGTTAACGACTGTGTGCCCGAGCAGGTTCCTTCTTATAAAATTCAGTCCACTCTCGGCGAAATGGTCAAGAGAAAAGGAAATGTGGATAACGAGTTCATGCGTCACTGCATGAAGGTGGCGTGGTCCCAGTGCACCTGCTGCAACCGCTGCGGTATGTACTGTCCCCACGGTATCGACATGGGTGTTATGTTCTCTTATCTGCGCGGTCTGCTCTACTCTCAGGGTTTCGTTCCCTGGGAACTGAAAATCGGTTCCGGTATGCACCGTGTCTACCGGGCACAGATGGACGTGACCACCGAAGACTGGGTTGAAACATGTGAATGGATGGCCGAAGAGACCGAGGAAGAATGGCCGGGTCTGACCATCCCCGTGGACAAACAGGATGCTGACATCATGTATACCTGTAATGCTCGCGAACCCAAGCACTACCCTGAAGATGTCGCTGAAGCGGCTATCCTCTTCCATGTGGCAGGCGAAAACTGGACCGTACCTTCCGAAGGTTGGGAACAGACATCACTGTCCATGTTCGCAGGCGACTGGGAATGCTGCAAAGATAACGTAAACAACGTTTACGACGCCATCGAGCGCCTTAATCCTAAACGTGTTATCGGCACAGAGTGCGGACACGCACACCGCGCAACCGTTATCGAAGGGCCCTACTGGGCCGGACGTGAAGACGGGCTGCCTCCCAAACCATACATCCATTACGTGGAATGGCTGGCTGAGGCATTGCGTGAGGGCAAGCTCAAAATCGACCCTGCCAAGAAAATCAAGGAACCCGTAACTCTGCAGGATTCCTGCAACTACGTGCGAAACCAAGGCCTCAAGAATGTAACAAGGGAAATTCTCAGCTATATCGTTGAGCCCGGTTACTTTGTTGAAATGGCACCCAATAAGGAACACAACTACTGCTGTGGCGGTGGTGGCGGATTCAACGGAATCGGTCGCTATCGTAACGAACGTAACGTGGCCCTGCGCAAGAAAATGGACCAGATTCTAGCTACTGGCTGTAAGCTGGTTATCGCACCTTGCCATAACTGCTGGGACGCCATCCGTGACCTTGAAGAGGAATATGAAATCGGCATCCGCTGGTCTTTCCTCAAGCCTCTGATCATTGGTATGCTCGATGTACCTGAAGGCATGCGAGTCGAATGGTAG
- a CDS encoding universal stress protein, with product MFKKILLATTGSPASFGAARVAFDMAKRYGSEVTIFHVVGVPTKAFSHVVNDVRTGEEVEIDEEYLAWVEEELKTTFAKQFEGADNAKIVLTTGVPAREVLREARKADSDLIVMAASSGENTSFHKGYPGSTLQKVAKAARCPVLSVHRESASYWGGFSNILFGTDFSKQAESAFKFALSTARELDCDLTIFHALDISGKVLDQNEIEEKLITARKRIRDTYVPLMGDFKNYDIEVWEGTPYVEIVKLAREKSMDLICLAHHTNELDPERARIGSTVEQVILRANCPVVSVSKPDKV from the coding sequence ATGTTTAAGAAAATCCTTTTGGCGACTACCGGCTCCCCCGCGAGCTTTGGTGCCGCCCGCGTAGCTTTCGACATGGCGAAACGCTACGGTTCCGAAGTAACCATCTTCCATGTTGTGGGAGTGCCTACCAAGGCATTCTCGCATGTTGTCAACGATGTGCGTACCGGTGAAGAAGTAGAGATTGATGAAGAATATCTCGCCTGGGTCGAAGAAGAACTCAAGACCACCTTCGCAAAACAGTTTGAAGGTGCCGACAACGCAAAAATCGTACTGACAACAGGTGTACCCGCTCGCGAAGTTCTTCGCGAAGCCCGCAAGGCAGACAGTGATCTCATCGTTATGGCCGCAAGCTCCGGTGAGAACACTTCCTTCCACAAAGGCTACCCCGGAAGTACCTTGCAAAAAGTGGCGAAAGCCGCTCGCTGCCCGGTCCTTTCCGTACACCGCGAATCCGCATCATACTGGGGCGGGTTCTCCAATATCCTTTTTGGTACCGACTTCTCCAAGCAGGCTGAGAGCGCATTTAAATTCGCTCTCTCCACAGCCCGCGAACTCGACTGCGACCTGACTATCTTCCATGCCCTGGACATCAGCGGCAAGGTTCTGGACCAGAATGAAATCGAGGAAAAACTGATTACCGCCCGCAAGCGCATCAGAGATACCTATGTCCCGCTTATGGGCGATTTCAAGAACTATGACATCGAAGTATGGGAAGGAACTCCCTACGTAGAAATCGTTAAGCTCGCCCGTGAAAAAAGCATGGACCTTATTTGCCTTGCTCACCACACAAATGAGCTTGATCCGGAAAGAGCACGTATCGGTTCCACTGTCGAACAGGTCATCTTAAGGGCAAACTGCCCGGTGGTCAGCGTCAGCAAGCCCGATAAAGTTTAG
- the divK gene encoding DVU0259 family response regulator domain-containing protein encodes MSKKILIIDDDQDIRSYLGDLFGDNGYETVMADDGAVAMEVVTAEKPDLITLDLEMPGEWGPRFYRKLSQSDEFKRIPVIVISGLQANKYAIPKAVATLTKPFDAEELVRIVKETIG; translated from the coding sequence ATGTCTAAGAAGATCTTAATTATAGATGATGATCAGGATATCCGTTCATACTTGGGAGATCTTTTCGGTGACAACGGTTATGAAACCGTTATGGCCGATGACGGGGCTGTTGCAATGGAGGTTGTAACAGCAGAAAAACCCGATCTGATCACCCTTGACCTTGAGATGCCGGGCGAGTGGGGCCCGCGCTTTTACCGTAAGCTCTCCCAGAGCGATGAATTCAAAAGAATTCCGGTAATCGTAATCAGCGGACTTCAGGCAAACAAGTACGCAATTCCCAAGGCTGTAGCCACCCTGACAAAGCCCTTCGACGCAGAAGAGCTGGTCAGAATTGTTAAAGAAACAATAGGCTAA
- the divK gene encoding DVU0259 family response regulator domain-containing protein, whose translation MPKKIMVVDDDPYIVDYLVNVFEDHGYLTCRAFDGTSAYDVAMAEKPDLITLDLEMPNEWGPRFYRRLTLEEQFTEIPVIVISGLPGIHMAIKRAVATIKKPFDPTEVIEIVRKALGENSGED comes from the coding sequence ATGCCCAAAAAAATAATGGTCGTGGATGACGATCCGTATATTGTAGACTACCTTGTAAATGTTTTCGAGGATCACGGATACCTCACCTGCCGCGCTTTTGACGGAACGTCAGCCTATGATGTTGCAATGGCTGAGAAACCCGACCTGATCACTCTTGATCTTGAAATGCCCAATGAATGGGGGCCCCGGTTTTACCGCAGACTGACTCTGGAAGAGCAATTTACCGAAATACCGGTAATTGTTATCAGTGGACTGCCGGGAATACATATGGCCATCAAACGCGCGGTCGCAACTATCAAAAAGCCTTTTGACCCTACTGAGGTCATTGAGATTGTGCGAAAAGCATTGGGAGAAAATAGCGGCGAGGACTGA